Genomic DNA from Bacteroidales bacterium:
AAAAACGCTTTGTTTGAAATCAAATTACCATTGGTAAAAGGAGTTACTCTTTCAACTGCTAGCGGCTCAGAGGAGATAATTCGTAAAATTAAAGAGCGGTGGAATGCAGATGTTGAAACAATGGAAAGTGCTTCCGTGTTTTACGTATGTAGACTAATGGATATTAAGTTTGTATGCTTAAGATCTATCTCAAACATGGTAGAACCAAGGGATAGGTCGAAATGGGATTTTAAAAATTCTATTAATAATCTAACACACGAAGTGAGACGTTTAATAAACAGCATTACCTCAGATTGTTAACTATTTGATATAGAAAGATAAAAACATGAAGTTAAAACTTTGCTTCTCAACTTGTCCAAACGATACATTCATGTTCGATGCGTTGGTAAATGGTCGGATCGCCAACAATGATTTCACCTTTGATATTCATCTTGCGGATATCGATGAACTAAATCGGTTAGCGTTTGATGGGGTTGCCGATATAACTAAAATAAGTTTTAATGCATTTGCGAAAGTATGCGATAAATATCAACTACTAAACTCTGGTAGTGCATTGGGTAACGGTGTGGGTCCTTTAGTAATTAGCCGTAGGCTCATTTACCCCGATGAAATAAAACATGCTAAAATTGCAATTCCTGGTCTTGAAACAACTGCAAATATGCTATTTACAATTGCTTTCCCCGAAGCAAAAAACAAGAAAGTTTATCTTTTTTCAGATATTGAAGAGGCTATCTTATCAAATGAGGTTGATGCAGGTGTGATAATCCATGAAAATAGATTTACCTATGAGAAAAAGGGACTTAAGAAAATAATAGATCTTGGAGAGTACTGGGAAGAGCAAACAAAATTACCAATCCCTTTAGGTGGAATTGCAGTTAAAAGAAGTTTA
This window encodes:
- a CDS encoding 1,4-dihydroxy-6-naphthoate synthase, which codes for MKLKLCFSTCPNDTFMFDALVNGRIANNDFTFDIHLADIDELNRLAFDGVADITKISFNAFAKVCDKYQLLNSGSALGNGVGPLVISRRLIYPDEIKHAKIAIPGLETTANMLFTIAFPEAKNKKVYLFSDIEEAILSNEVDAGVIIHENRFTYEKKGLKKIIDLGEYWEEQTKLPIPLGGIAVKRSLPNNIKIKINQLLRKSIEHAFSYPKESYPYVRKYAQAMEEEVMYKHIQLYVNDYSIDLGTKGKDAIIELFKRSSELNLIPKLDYDIFTIK